A genome region from Chitinophagales bacterium includes the following:
- a CDS encoding M1 family metallopeptidase, translated as MSQYPIRTFILLLWFQILPLLAFCQLLKEKKEYTRYDSLLGTITPSRAYDVTHYKLSLDIDLEKKKISGSSRMEFISQDKMDSLQIDLFDNYEVQEITIEGIACKYRRDKNHLYIATKNIIKESNSYTLSIKYHGIPPEAKRAPWDGGFVWKKDSLNRHWVGVACQGLGASSWWPCKDHWSDEPDRGIEISLTVPDSYKAVSNGKLISQQKLPNGKSEWKWKVTQPINLYDVTLNIAHYKSINQVYTSKVHGKNLNMAFWVLDYNLEKAKKHFQQVIPMLDCYEAKLGPYPFYEDGYQLVETSYLGMEHQSCVAYGNKYFSGYLGNKNYTGGHDFDYIIIHETGHEWFGNNITAADNADMWIHEALTTYAESIYAECAYGPGSGDAYMNNMKRRVKNLKPIQGDYGVAKEGDGDMYAKGALFFHTLKYQINNEQVWNFILKDIGKTFGKRTTNYQDIVQYFNKITKRQLDPLFSAYLQYADIPQVKKEEIKATGIKTITLTLSHERKDLSLRIYYKVDGKESQVLLENSKPFTLKMPLNTNFELNEDKVYFKFKD; from the coding sequence ATGAGTCAATATCCGATAAGAACATTCATCCTATTGCTTTGGTTTCAAATTTTACCATTATTAGCATTCTGCCAGCTGCTCAAAGAAAAGAAGGAATACACGCGATATGATAGTTTACTAGGAACTATCACTCCTAGTCGTGCATATGACGTGACTCATTATAAGCTCAGCCTGGATATCGATCTAGAAAAGAAAAAGATTTCGGGTAGTTCACGCATGGAGTTTATCAGCCAAGATAAAATGGATAGTCTGCAAATAGATCTCTTCGATAATTATGAAGTACAGGAAATAACAATAGAAGGCATAGCTTGCAAATACCGAAGAGATAAGAATCACCTATATATAGCTACTAAAAATATAATCAAAGAAAGCAACAGTTATACACTCAGCATCAAGTACCATGGCATTCCACCTGAGGCTAAAAGAGCGCCATGGGATGGAGGATTTGTATGGAAAAAAGATAGTTTGAATAGACACTGGGTAGGTGTAGCCTGCCAAGGATTGGGTGCTTCTAGTTGGTGGCCATGCAAAGACCATTGGTCTGATGAACCAGACAGAGGTATAGAAATAAGTCTCACAGTACCAGATTCATACAAAGCAGTCTCTAATGGAAAGCTTATTTCACAACAAAAACTACCCAATGGTAAGTCCGAATGGAAATGGAAAGTGACTCAGCCCATAAATCTCTATGATGTGACCCTAAATATAGCACACTATAAAAGCATTAATCAGGTCTACACTTCAAAAGTCCATGGCAAAAATTTGAATATGGCATTTTGGGTTTTGGACTACAATCTGGAAAAAGCAAAAAAGCACTTCCAGCAGGTTATTCCTATGTTAGACTGCTACGAAGCAAAATTAGGACCTTATCCGTTTTATGAAGACGGCTATCAATTAGTAGAGACGTCTTACCTCGGCATGGAGCACCAGAGTTGTGTAGCCTATGGCAATAAGTATTTCAGCGGTTATCTTGGCAATAAAAATTATACGGGAGGTCACGATTTTGACTATATCATTATTCATGAAACCGGACATGAATGGTTTGGCAATAACATCACTGCAGCGGATAATGCTGATATGTGGATACACGAAGCTCTCACTACATACGCAGAGAGTATATATGCGGAATGCGCCTATGGACCCGGTTCTGGGGACGCCTATATGAACAATATGAAAAGACGCGTCAAAAATCTAAAGCCTATTCAGGGTGACTATGGAGTGGCCAAAGAAGGAGATGGTGACATGTATGCTAAAGGTGCTCTCTTCTTCCACACCCTCAAATATCAGATCAATAATGAGCAAGTGTGGAATTTTATATTGAAAGATATTGGCAAGACCTTTGGGAAACGCACCACAAATTATCAAGATATCGTACAATATTTTAATAAGATAACGAAACGTCAACTGGACCCACTCTTTAGTGCCTATCTTCAATATGCCGATATCCCTCAAGTAAAAAAAGAAGAAATCAAAGCAACAGGAATCAAAACTATAACCTTGACACTGAGTCATGAACGAAAAGATCTCAGTCTGCGAATATATTATAAAGTAGATGGCAAAGAAAGTCAGGTTTTATTGGAAAATTCCAAACCATTTACTTTGAAAATGCCTTTAAATACTAATTTTGAATTAAATGAAGATAAAGTCTATTTTAAGTTTAAAGATTAG